The Primulina tabacum isolate GXHZ01 chromosome 1, ASM2559414v2, whole genome shotgun sequence genome contains the following window.
ctttcaacttcttgaatgtaCAAGAAGTAAGCAAGCTATCAGAACCTGCCTGATGACAGACCCCAACTCTGTCCACTTCCAACAACTCCGCCAACTTATTCAACCCACCGTGCAAACTGTTACAAAATTTCATCAAATGTTTGACATCGTAAAGCACTGGAAAGTACACATTGATCAAGGTAAAGAATCCAGACTGCGTATCAGGCAAGCTCTGACATGTCAAGAGCTTGAGCAAGTACCCAAAATCATACCCACTATGAAACGTCACCCAGTACACGTTGTCATTCAAAACGATACCAGATGACATTAAAAGCTCCCCAAAAAGCTTGGCATCAATGCCCTTTTCATTATTCTTCGCGAAGTCAATACCACTTTGTCGCAACAGCTCGATTGAATCATTTGCAAAGACATCCTCGTTTGGATTGAATTCGCGGAAATTGAATTGCCAAATGCAATACTTGTCACTACCACAAGTGGGCAGATTTCCGTTTTCGTCCGAAAATGTTAGTCCTAGCTGGATTAGCTTCAACAGGTCAACATTGTCTTTCAATGTCTGGTAGTGGTAGTCACCCGAGTTCTTGAAGTTTCCCACGGGACGAAGAACAATTCCCGGGAACTCGGTGTCCATGGCGATATAAGGATAATCATCGACAATATCACGAATCAATGCCAATTCTTCATCCAAATTATCGGCCCAAACGTCCCTGATTTGAATCGAATCGCTTTTGGGCAAAAGCGACATCTAAGAAGATCAAAGCAATTCCCACATAAAATCAACGAGACGTATTCAACTATTCGAATCCAAGGGGCACCCAAAATCGATTCTTTTGAATATCCCTCAAAACGAATACCTCATAAAGTAACCAATTCGCAGCAAAATCTGCAAGAAAACccaaaaaatgaataaataagcCCCAAATTAAAGGAAATACAAACCCTATTCAAACGATTTAGAAATCACAGCCCAAACAGCGTTTGCTAATAACAATCCAAACCCATTTGaataaaaaacacaaaatgagCAATAAAGATCGAAAAACTTACCTTCTCATCAACAAAATTGGATCCACGAAAGATGTGAAATTTAAATTCGATTCCCCAGATTCATAACAGATACATATACACTGCATAGATTTTGATTTCTCGGGTGTGAAATATTAacgataattaaatatatagaaGAGGGTGTAGGTGTTAGGGTTTGGACAGGAGGAGGAGATAATGAATGTAAGGCGGCTATGGAGTGGGCCAACGTTGAACGATCAATACCCTCTGGCATTTTCTTTCGAAATATGTggttataatttataaatatattttcgtattttttttctcgtttttatatatttttcatttgattattttttttttgaggaaaattttcatttgccCAATAATTTTTTCACTCTGCATTTTAACTTTTTTTTCCTAATCAAACTCTGAATttcatttttggaaattttaaaaatgcatCTTCCACCTAATTAATAGCATACCATATTCGATGTTCGAGCGAGTAGAATATATAAATGTGATCAATGATTATGAATTTTATTCTatgtataaataattttttgagcAAGTatgttgtattttatttttcgaaTGTAATTTATCTAGCTAACGTGGTTTGCaaattattattttagcccAAAGTTTACCCAATATACACCGAAGAATAAttatcatgaaattttattgtaataaaaaaatagcataaaatattaagttttaatATCTAAATTGAAATTAAtatctaaattaaaagttatatagTAATTAAGTGAATACAATGTGTGAGATATGATAATTGCAAGAATGATAAATAGTTTAAATACGTAGATAATTAATATTGtgtgataaaaaatatatgGTTTTTGGTATGATTAGTGTTCTAAAAAACGATGGGCGGTAGTCAGACGACcgataaaacaaattttttttgtttgcttACATAtctaatttttcttgtttatcCTTATATTTCTTCAATAatttatcgatatcaaattttaactcaaaatcaatgATATGTCATCGTCTCTATCTTATACAAATTGAttgtaaaatatgttaaacaacctttttttaaaaaaattattatgtaTGAGTATAAAATGTAAGATAGAATTTTATATCTCACATAATGACCAAAAGACCTTTACCTTGTAGTGATTAATTAATATTCTTGAAACAAGTGAATACATAATTAAATAGTAATTCAAAGCAttttacaaataaattaaatcgaaatatattacataaataaattttaaaatataaattattaaaaaaatatattaaaaaatataaattggcACATGATGTGTATCATAAGTTGGAAAACGAAACAAACACAAGacattgtattatttatttatctatgtTTTATCTCTCCTACCAAACACTGACATAATATATTATTAGTGAAATATGTACACGTGTTatatgtgttattattatttttaatttgatcaaatattattaaacaattaACACGAAATTATCTTTAATTTAGAAtagttgttcgatttaaaagaaaaatcttgtttagatttttttctaTGTAAAATACGAAGTGACTTACAGAAGTTTATAGTAGGGTAAGAatgataattatgaaattaaatattttgtgtgCTCTAAAATAGTTATTCTAAGGGgctcaaacttaataatatagtatagaagTATAGATATTTACAATATgtgtattatattattttataaaatatctgTGCTGGAAGGATATTGATTGGCTAATGCTTGATATTTTTGAATGAGGATGATTCCAAATTTGGAATGATTTATATTTAACAGTTAATATTCacaatcttaattttttttaaagctccaTACTCATAATTTATATGAATTTGGACATCCTATTTTAGGAGAAATATTTCTAACGTGTGTTTTTGTCGACACACAATAGAttatagcaaaaacttgtgtgagatggtctcactggtcatattttgtgagacatatctcttatttgggtcatccatgaaaaaatattattttttatgctaagagtattactttctaTTGTGAATaacggtagggttgacccgtctcacagataaagattcgtgaaaccgtctcacaagagacatactcatagATTATTAATCCAATTTGTGATACTCTCTGatcttcaagaattttattttgagATTAGATTTGTTCTAACATTAGATTAAGGTATATATGTTGGTTCTTATGCTGTATGTACAAAAGAAAGTCAAAATTTCAAGCAGGAATCGAAGAGCTAACGGAGTGTTAGTTTGTCGATATTTTTGAGCTTAAAAGAAGTGCGTATCAACGGAGGTTCTGGGCTGATTTATCTTGGGGACGGATTTGGAAACTTGGACCAAGAATGATTTCCTTTACACAAACTACATCCCGAGTGATTTATGTGATTACCTATACGACTATGACAACAATTCTAACAAATCCGCAAAAGGGATTTGGGAAGAACTTCAAAGAAAGTATGATAGCGAGGAGTCTGGATCGACAAAAATATGTCGTCATGAGTCGTTCTCTCAAATTCCAAATGATGGATGACAAATCGGTCGAGATACAATCACATGAACTCCAAAAGATAGCCCATAATGTATGACTTTAAATGAACAATTTCGTATTGCTCTCATGATTGATGATTATCCCCTAGTTGGAAAGATTTTTATGGAAgatttttatgtttttcttgggcacaagacaaaaaaaaaataataattcattgGAAAGTTTGGTCACCCGCCTTAGAATTGCCCGTGAACATGACCAGAATGAGGAAGTATTATTTGTTGTTAACTATCATAAGATCCACTTATGTTTTGAAACCGATGAAGAATTTTCTGAAGAATCAAAATAAGTTTCGTTGCAACATAAACCGTAGGAATACTCAGAAATGGAGAAAGTCCCTATTTGAAGGATGATTCATTTAAATGTTACAATTGTAAAAAACCTGGTCTCTTGGCTCACAATTGTCGAAATAAAGATCGTCGATGCTCCGGAAAAGCTTGAGTCATCCTTGGACTCGGGCAGGAAGAGAGGACCAAAACAAGACCAGATTTCAAGTTGCTCTCGAGAAACTAAGTAGAGCTCGGGTAGAAGTTATATATGGTTCATCTCCCCGGACTAGGTTTCAGGTCACCTGACCAGGGTCAACTCCCCCGACCAAGGTCATCTTGCCCGACCAAGGTTCATCTGTCCCGACCAGTGTTCGTCTCCCTTGACCAGGATTCAGGTCACTCGATCAGGGTTCTATGTACGGGAGATATGAGGCTTCGACACTTTATCTAACCCCGGAAGACATGagatgtaacgtcccgaaaatttgaaggtccacgtgaaccacatgcatgcaagttatcaaatttcttgtattttaattaaattgttttaatcgTATAAATTGATTATGGTAGGCAttgttacatgtttaaaatgtagtttctactagaatgcataaaaattgtgttttaaagGGTTATTTTAGACACGATCGATGAATGAAGACCGTTGATCATAtaagagaaaaaatatttttattaaatgattattttaattatttaatatatggtatattttaataggtattttgaggtgtttttacgcTTCGAGTAGTATTTTAAACCGGCAATCAATCTTTGACGAAAATAGAGACATTTTGGaggttcagttattattttcgACAAAcaacctaaacaaaat
Protein-coding sequences here:
- the LOC142546979 gene encoding putative CCR4-associated factor 1 homolog 6, whose product is MSLLPKSDSIQIRDVWADNLDEELALIRDIVDDYPYIAMDTEFPGIVLRPVGNFKNSGDYHYQTLKDNVDLLKLIQLGLTFSDENGNLPTCGSDKYCIWQFNFREFNPNEDVFANDSIELLRQSGIDFAKNNEKGIDAKLFGELLMSSGIVLNDNVYWVTFHSGYDFGYLLKLLTCQSLPDTQSGFFTLINVYFPVLYDVKHLMKFCNSLHGGLNKLAELLEVDRVGVCHQAGSDSLLTSCTFKKLKENFFIGSMEKYSGVLYGLGVENG